TGGCGATTGGCGTAGGTGATTCGGATCTTTTTAGGCAGGAGACGGTCCTTGAGAAACATGGCCTCGTCGACCAGCCTCTGCACCTCCCGCGGAGGGGAGTCAAAGTGACTAGGAAGACCGTAGCCGTTGGCGAGATCGCAGGCGGTCACACTGTCGTTGAAGATCTCGTAGTTAAGGCGAGGTCGATGCTGCAGCTTTCGAAGGGCCATTACAATGGCCATGAGCTTGGTCTCGAGGGGGCTTTCGGCGTGGCAGGGCATTCCCTCATTCCCGGGGTCCTGGTCGTCAAACCAAACACCGATGCCACTGTTGTAATGATTACTTCCTTCCTTGATTGACTGGACTCCATTGGTGTAGACAGGACGGTATGAGTTGGCCTCGAGCCGGCGGAACTCGCGGAGCTTTTGGAGCAGACGACCGGTCAGGCACTCGGTAGGATTGGCGGACTCGGTTTTGGTGATTGCCAGCATCTCGTTGAGAGGACAATCTTCAAAGGCGTGAGTGTACAGCTTCATGTCGCGGTTGTGACCAATTGAGACGCAAAGGGGACACCAATGGGGAttgttcttgatgatgtcCGTCACGGCTTGTTTGGCATTTTTGATTTGTTCGATAGTGGTGTTAGACGAACCAGTCTGTTCAAGACTCTGCTTAGGAGCCCGTTCAGGAACCTTGCCTTTGTCGAAAAATGCCATGCTTCCATCACTGTCTTCCGATTTTCGAGAACTAGACTGGACACTCGGCTTCTTCCCTTCCAACATATCCTCATTGTGGTAGACCTCATCAAGAGACGGTCGATTTTCCTCGAGATAATCTTCTTCCTTAattttcttcttctgctcctcttcttcttcttccttctttttcttcttcttctcctcctccttctcctcatcctccagaGATCGTCGCCGCTTTGCGGTGGACACTTGCTGCTTGACTCCGTGTCTCCCAACTCCAAGATCCGACAAGTTAGTAGCTACAGACTGCGTGGGCTTGATCACCTTCCGTGAGGACTTTGTGTGAGCTTCGTGGATGTAGAGACCCCGCAGGATGTTCATCAGCTCGAAAACATCGAGGGAACGCTTCTCCAGGttgtacttcttcttgaaccGGGGAGTCAGACACTTGATCAAGGTGGTAAGGAGACATCGGTGAACGTCGGAGGCTCCCGGATGGTCTCGAGGCTGGGCCAGGGGCTCGGGCGACTCGTCAATGAACTCAAGGAGCTTCTCGACGGTTTCAAATTGGTCCCAGAACTGCGCCTGGTTCAGACTCTGCAAGTTCTGGGCTCCAAAATAGAGCACAATTCGGTCAACGATGGATAGTCTGAACTTGGCCATGACATTTAGAATGGGCAAGGTTTTGTAGATTCGGTCCAGAGAGCGTCGCAGTAGGTCGTAATCTGCGGGATAGTTGATGTTTTCTTCAGGCAGGCCGATCAGGATATACTCCGAGACAGCTCCGGCAAATTGAAACTTGATGAACGACTTCATCTCGTCAACAGAGGTAATTACGGGCTCGACAGCCTCGCAACTGAGCCGAAGAAGGGTCTTGCGAGCATCGTTCAGGTCTCGAAACGACTGGATGAGCCAGTTCTGAACCGGTTTCACTGGAGACTGGGTGTCGGGGAAGGTGAGAAACCGCTCATAGATACCCTGGGTGAACGGCCCGAGGTTTCTTCGGGTCAGAAGGATGTGGCAACGGTCAGAGACAGTCCGACCGGTCGTTTCTTTGTATACATTTTGCATTTCGGCCATCACCAGCATCTCCGCCATGAGCTTGTACAGGGTGTGGATTCGGTAGCCGGGTTCTGGCAAAACTGCGTGGATGTTTGTCTCCGGAGGGTCGTGGAAAACAGAGCTGTCTTCTGGAGCATTTTCAGCGACAGAATTCATTGCTGAATAGCAGGAGATGTCAGTTTGGGGGGTTTTCTGTTCGTTTTTTctgtcgttttttttcgttttttctgtcgtttttttctgtcGTCTTCTGTATGTTTTTGGTTTCCGTGTCGTTTTTCAGATCGTTTTGGGCGGCTTCTGTCTTTTGGGGCTGATGTTTTTCGTGTGTAAATTGAAAAATTGTCGTCCCGGAGGCGAGGTTCGAATCAGATATTCTCCATGTAATAGTGTAGGTCCACACTGAGTATTTGTTAACAGAGTATTAGTAGATACGAAAAAGTGTAAGCGGTACATTTATTTCGAGAGGTTCTTTTTCAGTGGAGTACTCCCCTCTTTCCCGGGCATGTGAACAGTGACGCCCCCCGGAAAACAAAAAGTCAAACACGCAAATATCTGCGGGAATTGGCTTATGGGATCCTGGAAGAATGGAGAGATCCCCCCGGTACTCAGGGCGCCACcctgggacatgtcccaacagggtttgcttcaaattcctgaaggaagcccaggatgtgtttctacgatgggacaaccgccagcacTTCAGATGAGGCGAGAGGTAGGACAGTAagcaagcgtaaaaggGGCGgggccgaggccaccggAGAACAGCAGTAGGGGGCGCGGTAGTCCACCACAGGGGGACGCAAACCAAAACCAAatgacaagaagaaccacaagggAGACGTTTTCAAAGGGCAATGCAAACGAAGGgggcaatggaaggattgagattagagaaggagactggagtggtTTTTCCCGATGAACGAAACAAACACGCGAGGGtatgtggaccaacatacaacacggactgaaccCAGGTTTTTtacaatttttttttactgggaaataggtacgtgccaagttggCAATGACACTAaaacgtgtttaattaAGTAATATttcgtgtaagcgtacattcatttcaaaggttattctttttCACAGCAAAAGtttataattaaatgaatgtatatgcagaaaaaaaaaaaattttTCAaagcaaagttataatttttgaatgtatatgcagaaagaaaaaaaaggaggagTAGGAGGAGGGTACCGGCCTGGACCTTCATAAAGAATCGGCTAGGATGTGGACTACGTGTCGTCTTACTAAGCAAAAATAAGATCAAGCCCCTTTATAGTCGTTTTGAAACAAAGAAAGTCGCTTATTTCGGTTAGACGAATACGAATACGGTCTTGGCGTTAGATTCAAAATATTTCCGTCCCAAAACAGAGCTCAAAAACAGCAACTAACCGTGTGGTTGCGTCAGTAGAGCGACTGAGATGATGTACTGAGATGATGGATACGTTCTGGGGCAAACGTGGTACTATGTCACCAAGTAAAAGCCGTACGGTAATGACTGTACTACGAGTAGGTTGATCGACAGCATGTGGGAAGATATGTTGAAGGTAATACCCGGTAGGCTAATACCTGGCCACTTCCTCATTTAATGATGAGAGGTCACGTagtgatgagaggaacCAGCTTggtcgtagacgagatgtccatcctgtagataGGATGGTATTATCTTTTTCAAGTgaatgagcaagcacacaccagaagggtTTGTGCTATTATCGGAACGTGGTGTCTCTGGAAGTGAGTTGTAAGTCGTTACATGAACTATACATGAACTATATCCAATCAACAATACTTAGGATCTTCAAGAAGATAGAATGCAGTTGCTTCTCTGGCGCAATGTGTGGTTGTAGCTCGGACCTTTCAATGCGATGACATGATTCGAGATGAGCTGATAACTGAGTCTACAATGTGACATCTGGTAGTATTCTAGTCTGCTTATATTCTGTAGATTTCAATGCAATGTATTACATACGTCATAAATAATGAGTCTCCTATTGTACCTCTGACAGTGAGGTATCAGTCGAAGAGTAGATTGAGTGTCGGACTGTGAAGAGGGGATGGCTGATTGTAATGTGACGTTAGCGTGAGTAATTTGGGTAATTCGGGTCGAGTTGAGCAGATATATCTTTAGAAAGTCGTTCATGTTGAATCTGTTGTGAACGCATGAACCAGTCGTACTTGATCAGTTGGCGCTTGACCGTACTGTCCTTTCTTAGGGCGTCCgactacatactgttcaAGGCATAATATGGACCTGGCAGGGACTAATCCAAGGTGTCGTCGTGATGAAGCCAGACCAAAAAGAACTAAAAGGAACTCTCCTGTGAACACAGGTTTGTGGACGCCTCAAAACTTCTCTTACTCAATACAATTACCACAACTCATTGGTTCTTCAGTCATTGCTCCTCTCGTCCAACTCGCCTAGGAATGTTCCCTCAGATAGAACACTTCTCGTCACGAATGTGCACCATACACACCATTCTATCACCTATATCGATCTACAAAAAAAACTCGGGTACCGTGCCAATGTTCATTTCTACACACCTATCACTGGAATGTATAGAGGAGCCTCTTAAGGGCCCAACATACATACCTTTGATAGGTTTTGTAGACGTTTACGCTgtcagtacagtacatacgtacCAACAAGTCGCCTTGGAAGCATTTTTGGCGGAAAGACTGGCTCCAAAGGAACATCCAACCTATCCAGAGAGATGGGATGAGCAACCATTCAGCCAAAAATACCACCAAGACGACGACTCAGTTAGTAATTAACCCAGACTCTAGGCCCGGAGGTTCCTTGGCCCATCAAATGTCGGAGAGCTCCATTCACACAGGGATAGTCCTGTTTGAAGCAGCTCTTTCGGCCCATGTTGGCAAGGTAATGGGCACGTTCGTTTCCAGGGTCCCCATTGTGTCCCAGAACCCTCAGAAGAAAGATTGTCGCGTTGGATCGCTGTTTGTACTGGCGAATCTTGTCGACGGTAGACCTGAATCGGCAGTAGTTGAGACACGAGATGTTGACGAGATCGATGGCCGTCTGGCAATCGCAGTGAATCTCATAGATTCGTCCGTCCTGGCGGTCACAGGTGATTCTATACGCATCTACAAGGGCCTGTAATTCTGCCTGCTGGGAACACTGGTTTCCTCCTCGAAGAGAGGCAGCCACGTTGTCAGGATGGTTCTCTCCGAACCAAACTCCGTACCCACTGTAGCCTTCCTTGCCCGCGGTCCGTTGGTATAAGTGTGCGACCCGTCGGTGTACACCTTGTAGATCCTTTCTCCAAAGACAGACAGATAGCTGTTATCGGAGGTGTTGTAGGTCTGGAACACGGTGCTTCCCATAAACTCTTCGGCAGCTTCTCGCGACTCGAACCGGTGGACGTCGCTGTGTCGGTTGGCGTGGTTCTGAGCCACTCTGTAGTTATCTTATATCCCTGGATAGTTACAATACTTGACCATCCAGAGATACGTGGGATAGGCCGGAGCTGGTGAGGTGATAGGAggcacctcctcctcagacGCCTGTGTTGTGACGGTCAAAGTTGGTGAAGTGATAGGAGACACCATAAGAGACACCTCCTCCCCAGACGCCCGTGTTGTGACGGACGTATCTGAGAGTGCTTCAGGTCCAGGGACAGAAGGGGTGTGGGAGACGTCAAGCTCGACAAAAGTCACATTCAGAGGCGTCGAGGAGCTGACTGGGGTCACAGGACTGTCTGGCGATTCAGGGAGTCTGAGATGTCCGATTCCAAAGTGTCAGGCAAGTCTGGTGGAACCGCTGTCATGAAATCCATGCCAACGACCAGTGCCATAATTGTGGACAGCATAATTTTGAAGTTTCTGAAGCAGAAAGGGTGCATTTTGTTTCCTGTTGACCCTAGACAGACAGCTCTCTAGTTTTATAAACATCGATGGAGTGTTAACTCGGTCCCTCCACGCCCACCCATCATGCTCTCTGGCAGCCATGTTGTAGAGTTTCAGACCCGTATTCAGATCCAGTAACAGGCTTTAGACTACCTCTAGTATGATACCGTAAACTAGCTGGTGTCTCACTGTGTTTCAGTAGCAAACGTCGAGTAGACGAGTGTGGATATCGATACAAGATCCGTTTTCGACCGGTGTTTTGGGGTGTTTCCGGACGTGGCTGTGGTTATCGCGTTACGCCCGTTTCAGGACGCGACCGTCAACTGAACCCTTCCGTTCACGGGAAACTTTCAGACACACTAGCACGGTGACATGGCCGGAAAGTTCACTGAGAATTCAAAATGGGGTGGAATGCGACTTGGTGAGAAGTATAATGGAGTGCGTGCGATACGCACTGGAGCCATGACAGACACGCACGGAGTCTCGCCGCAAACAAAGACATATCGCCAGATAGTTGCACCCATTTTCCATCGACTGTATCATCTCCACGGCTTGGTGGTTCTGCAGAATGTACGTTATCTACGCAAGTTCTCTTATCCGCCTGCATGTCAACTCTATGGTCCAATGGGGAGTTTCAGATGGGTATCGTAGCGGTTGGAGTGAGTGGATGTTGAACGATTCGAATGTAAGGATTTGGTTGTTGAAAACGGCGTGTGTCCCGGAAAGGGCCGTCTTGTTCATCCCATGTGGAATCATACTTGGTTGAACATGATACTAATCGTTTGACAGTTACCAATGATCCCTAACCCCCAATTGGTGGTTCAATTCTGGTCCCGGACTCCAGCTgagtctacttgtagattgaCCCTGTGTCTATACGCTTGTCTGGGTTTTTCTTGTGGTCGATGGTGTGGCGTGGATGTTCAGCGTTACTGTCCTGAACATTCGACCAACCCCAGACTCGGATGTATTCATTAGGGACCGGAGTAGTCGTTGTGAAGATTCCTAGACATTAGGGACAGGGTAGTTATTGCGCATCTTCCTAGTCATGATAAGTAATCGTTGCTGGTCTTCCACTGGAACCAGAGAAGTCATTGCCGAatggagaagaggagatCAACTACCACTGCTCCATTCAGGCCGTGTTTCCTCGTCGCTCAGCAGCTTCCAGCTTTGTCGCTGTCAGTTGATCTCCTACCATGGATGGAAGAAGCAAGACCAGGACAACCAGCGGCAAAAGCGAAATGTCCAACAGCGACAGACTGCAGAAGGGCAGGAAGCCATAACTCCTACATATACCAGGGATTGAAGCCTCCTGCGAGATTCACATGGACTATATCTAAACGGGGAGCGACACAACTGCCGGTAACATTCTCTGGAATCATTCTCCAAGTTatttctccttctggagACATCTACTACTCTCCCATCTACAACAAGAACAGCAGACTGTATGTCTCTTCCGACTAGGGACCTGCGCAGGAGGTCAACGCCATGAGATCCCAGATTTCTACCAATGTCAGTTCGTTGACGCCCAGTCCCTACAGGTTGCAACTCTTGGCCAAAGCGTCATCAGCTCGGGTCAGCCTATACAGAGGGTTGGATGATTCTCTCAAGCCAGACTCAACTAGACTCAACTAGACTCAACTAGACTCCATATCTCACTCTTCAGAACAACCACAATGTGTTCAGACGCGGTCAACTTCGGGTTCTGTCTGAAACGTTCAGCACAATCCAGCTGATGGTATCTCCGCAGCATTGCTGATGAGAAAGAGGAACACCATGACTCTCGTACTTTGAATTCGGGAACAAGCAGTTCCTTGAGATGGACATTCAAGTCGCCATTCAGACCGCCTTTGTCGGTCCACGGCCGATTCCCATTGGAAAAGTCCACGAGATGATGTAAACAAGTGGTTTCTCCGTCACCGGAGCATCTCATACTGAACGGTTTACCCGTTATATCGCCCTAGCTGCTCATCATGGTTATCGAGAGAACAATACACCTCTCAGCTGTAGCAATTTACGACAACACACTGGTTCTTATTCTCTTCCGACAATACACTGGTTCTCATTCTCTTCCGACAATACACTGGTTGTCATTCTCTTCCGACAATACACTGGTTGTCATTCTCTTCCGACAATACACTGGTTGTCATTCTCTTCCTGCGACGTACAATACCAAATACAAAACCGGTGTTACAATACACACTGAAGAACTTGCAGCTACCGCTCTCTTCATTACCCCCTCCAACCCCTCAACTCCCACTCCATTGCAATACATTTCTAAATACCCATGAGAAGCTCGTTTTTGGCCTTGATTTCCTTTGCCTCCTTTTGCATTGTCTTGAGAGCCAgtttcttggcctcggcaaACTCCACCTTTTTGTATCCATTCACAGTGACGCcattcttctcctcgtAGTCAATAGCCGCCAGATCCTCGTCCAGGTTCACCTCGCCCATGAGCTCCACGTTCTCTCCTCGAATGATGTACGTGCCTCGGTACTCCTCTCCGTACACCTTTTCGGGCACGGCAAAGTACTTTTCGTAAGTGTCCTGAAGCACCAGGTTGGCAAACTGGTCGAACGATCGCAGAATGCCGAAAAACTTGCGGCCTCCTCGTAGagtcaccaccacttttCCTGCGTTAGTTCGGTCTGTGAGTAGCGAGGTGAGATCCAGTGCTTGGTGGCGTCGCGGTGAGACAGTGGTTGGAATTGAATCAAAGTACCGCAGTTCATCCCAACAAACCACCGCAACaccccaccaccaaccaccCGCAACACATCCACGTTCACCAAGGTATCAACTCGACTCCAGCCTTCCATCTGTCTATCAACCAAGGGTAATCACTCACGATCAATAACCGGCAGCAGAGCCGCGGCTGTGGTGAAGGCCTGAGATGGCAATAATCCATCTTCTCTGGTCTCCATGGCGTTTTTTTGCTGTTCTTTGAGACGTGGTGATAGTGGTGATCTGGTCAGGAAGCATTTGGGCGCATGGTGGAGGTTAGGGTTGGGACCAGGCCTGATGCGGATGTGGGGTTAGGGTATGTATAAGTAATCATCACCCCCAAACTACTAAAAGTAcgggtactgtactgtactgtactgcactgtactgtactcgtacaccTCATCCTCCATCATTAATCATTATTCATTATTTCATCAATACTACCGTTGTAGATACCTCCGTTTTGGCTGTGTGTTTGTCTAGTTGGGGAAAGCACGAGAATAAAAGGTTTCCCAGACCTCAAtggcctccttctgggTCTCGACGGCGTTTTCCAAGAAAATCTCAATGGCGTTTCGGAAGTCATCAAACTTTTCATTCTCAAACCGCAcatccacctccttcttgatggtgCTGCTCACGTCGTCAAACTTGACCTTGGCGTTGACCAGCTTCTTTTCGTACTCCTGCACctggtccttgagcacgttGAGCCGCTGCTGTTGGGTCTTGCCCTGCCGCAACAGCTTGTCGAGGTTGGCCTTGCGCTTGGTCAGCTCAGACTCAATGTTTTGAATCACCTGGAAATGCTTGGACCGCTGAGAAAAAGTCGACCGCACAGACCCAATCACACGCAGGTACTCATCCATAGTAGAGCCCAGCGTTACCATATCCTGCTGGCTCTGACGGGCACAAATCTCCTTGATTCGCTCCACGGCGTCACTGAACTGGTACAGCACGTTGGACAGATGCTTGGAGATCTCCACGGTGCCCAGAGACGACAAAACAGCAGCCACGTCACCCATGGACTCGGCCAGGTCTTTGCGCTGATGCaccaccagctccagccCGCGCGACATGCTCTTGAGATGCGACTCCAGCACGTCCACGTAACCCCGCTTGTCCGAGAACCAGGGGTCGGTCTCGATGAACgacttggagaaggagaacgacgacgacaggGACGACATGAGTCCCGATCCGGACCCCTCCTCGATCCacgcctcctcctcgctgCTTCCAGCAACTCCAGGCGCACTGTGCGAGTGCTTAATGTCTTGGTTCAGCTGCTCGGACTGCAGAAACAGCTGCAGGTCAGGGTCGTCCTGCAGCAGATGGTGGCGGGCAACCTTTTGAAGCATAGTCTCCAGCGCAGCTCGTCGGGCCTCCACAAAGTCCTCGTTGAACCGTCCCACGGCCTGCTTGTCCGGGGGAGGAGGCACCACGATACCGGGATGCTTGTTTTCCAGCGCATGGAACAGCCACCGGAAATCAGAGTATCGGCGGGTCACCGATCCCGCGTCTGTCTTAAAGTTGGGGtggttggtcttggtcGACACCGTGTACACCGTGTGGGAGGATGTGATGTCACCGACCTTGATTGGGTCACCCACGGAAATTTCGAAAGTGTAGGCAGCCACAGGCGCCTGGTTTTGGGCCACGGTCTCGGAGTCCGCGGCGTCAGCAGCATCGGCTCCTCCTTCGGCTCCTCCGGCGGCGGCAGATGCAGCTCCGCCCTGCTCCAGAGGCACGTCATGGAACTCATGCAGGTCCGAGTCGAGTTTGGACTTGAAGCCGGCAACGGGCGACTCTCCAATTTCGGCCTTGACATGCAGACCGCCCAGCTGGCTCTTTCGGGCTGCGGACGCGGGACTGGACTCGGCCTCCCGGTCGGTGACCTTGGTGGCGTCGTTCAACAACAGAGGGTTGGTcacatcgtcgtcgtcctccaccaccaagaccGAGCTGGACAGCAGATTTttgcccttgcccttgcccttgccACGTCGCAcctgcttgagaatgggCTTGCGTTTGGGAGACGACACCGCCGCCTGATACGCCGGCCGGTCGACAGACGAGTCTGCCAGAAGGTCGTGGTCAAACTCGGACGCCTGGCTGGGCTGCGGCTCGGGCATCGCCGCGGTCGAATGGTCAAACAGGTCGTCCACGGTGGTTTTGTGGCCGTGCGCATGGCTGCCGCCCGTACCGCCCGTCGCCGGCCCACTCTCCTCGGGGCCAACGAGCTCGGTCTTGTCTCCATCGATGTTGTGGATGGTCAGATTGGccagatcacgtgacggcGCAGGTGCCGCGTTGGTCGACAACGACGGGGCGTCGTCCCAATGAGACGCCGCCAGATCCTCGTATTCCGCCATCTTTGTATgttttgtttgtgtcgagTCAAactaccggtacaagtggtggtgatgatgttcAGTGTGGGGACGGAGTGTAGATGTGTAGCGAACTTTAATAAGTGGCAACGTGGTGTCAGGTTGTCAGACGGAGTGTGTGTGTAAGATGGCGTAGGAAGGGAGGGTTAGGGGGAAGAACCGGGCTGAGGGGCGAACGGCCGGTGGTTGAGAGGTTCGACTTTTCCCTTACGTAATCATTTATTCCCATTGGTCGAAAGATGTGACTGTCTTTACTGGGTTGTAATTAGTATCCCGCAATGGACACTCTGTTAATCTTGGCgaggtttttttttctttttttttttcaaaaattGCAAAAATATGAGGTTTTTTTATAGCAAAATCCGACTACAAGTGCGGCACCAACAGTCGAAAGGGGTACTTTTCGACACTAGTGATAATGAATAATCGTCAGTTATCAGTGATGGAGCAATTTTAATggagtactgtacttgtacgagttcCTGAGGTGTCTCTGaacctacagtacagtgcGATATATTACTTGACTTGATAGGGTTATTTAGTTGGAGTTTGTTGACCTTGGAGAGGGTGAGCAAAGGACGTTGGAGGTGATAAGGGCGTTGGAGGTGATAAGGACGTTGGAGGTGATATTGGAAGCCGTTGAGAGGTGATAATGGAAGGTGAAATTGTCTCAGTGGCGCCTGGACTTGTATTTGATCAATTCTAGACTGTTTTTCGGCTCAATTACAGTGTCAATATCCCTGATATTCGGCTGGATATAACACTCTGATTTAGACAGTGTATTTGAGACTTCTTGGGCTGGTTTGACAGTCTCAGGAGAGATGATGACACGGCAAGGCGAGAGGAGTAAAAGAGTAttatacttgtatttgtacaagAACGTGTTCTAGTAGTaagactacttgtactcacaTTCGTCAACTTGTTTTGATCCATCTGCCATGAGTCACTGTTATATCTAGAAgtaggtacagtaagtaTAGTGTATACACTATTATGccatactgtatatactgaCAACCATTCACCATACGATTTCCTCCTGGATTAATGATTGCAAAGAAACGAGGGCAATCAACTACAAGTTCGACTGATTTCCTTCATTTCCTTCATTTCCTTCATTTCCTTCATGTCCTTCAATTTCACCGGTTCCATGTTTTCCCGAATTctttatttcatttttcatttttcatttttcaaaTCCTGCCAATTTATCAATCAAATCTTTAAAAAGTCAATCAACCAACTCAGATAATGCAAGGTTGCTGAAATGAaaccacaacaacacacactcCAATTTGTCCAATAAGAACCAGAAACGGCTGAAATTCGAAACATGATCTCCTCCCAACTGTATCACCTTCCTGTCCAAAAATCAGCCCGTTCCGCCGACCCCCTCCTCGGAAAAAACCCCATCCAAGTTCCGTCTCAGGTTTACACTCGGAAAATTAACTCTCCCGTCGACTCACGGTTCGATTCGCGGTTCGACTTCCGATTCCACCTGTTTTAATACTCGCAAACTGAGCCGGGCAGCGACACGTGTTTCTTCCGACAACAGAAT
The Yarrowia lipolytica chromosome 1A, complete sequence genome window above contains:
- a CDS encoding uncharacterized protein (Compare to YALI0A16797g, weakly similar to uniprot|Q92331|VPS5_YEAST Vacuolar protein sorting-associated protein(YOR069w)); translation: MAEYEDLAASHWDDAPSLSTNAAPAPSRDLANLTIHNIDGDKTELVGPEESGPATGGTGGSHAHGHKTTVDDLFDHSTAAMPEPQPSQASEFDHDLLADSSVDRPAYQAAVSSPKRKPILKQVRRGKGKGKGKNLLSSSVLVVEDDDDVTNPLLLNDATKVTDREAESSPASAARKSQLGGLHVKAEIGESPVAGFKSKLDSDLHEFHDVPLEQGGAASAAAGGAEGGADAADAADSETVAQNQAPVAAYTFEISVGDPIKVGDITSSHTVYTVSTKTNHPNFKTDAGSVTRRYSDFRWLFHALENKHPGIVVPPPPDKQAVGRFNEDFVEARRAALETMLQKVARHHLLQDDPDLQLFLQSEQLNQDIKHSHSAPGVAGSSEEEAWIEEGSGSGLMSSLSSSFSFSKSFIETDPWFSDKRGYVDVLESHLKSMSRGLELVVHQRKDLAESMGDVAAVLSSLGTVEISKHLSNVLYQFSDAVERIKEICARQSQQDMVTLGSTMDEYLRVIGSVRSTFSQRSKHFQVIQNIESELTKRKANLDKLLRQGKTQQQRLNVLKDQVQEYEKKLVNAKVKFDDVSSTIKKEVDVRFENEKFDDFRNAIEIFLENAVETQKEAIEVWETFYSRAFPN
- a CDS encoding uncharacterized protein (Compare to YALI0A16775g, weakly similar to uniprot|P47017 Saccharomyces cerevisiae YJL124c LSM1 Sm-like (Lsm) protein, similar to Saccharomyces cerevisiae LSM1 (YJL124C); ancestral locus Anc_1.230) yields the protein METREDGLLPSQAFTTAAALLPVIDRKVVVTLRGGRKFFGILRSFDQFANLVLQDTYEKYFAVPEKVYGEEYRGTYIIRGENVELMGEVNLDEDLAAIDYEEKNGVTVNGYKKVEFAEAKKLALKTMQKEAKEIKAKNELLMGI
- a CDS encoding uncharacterized protein (Compare to YALI0A16720g, no similarity), which encodes MNSVAENAPEDSSVFHDPPETNIHAVLPEPGYRIHTLYKLMAEMLVMAEMQNVYKETTGRTVSDRCHILLTRRNLGPFTQGIYERFLTFPDTQSPVKPVQNWLIQSFRDLNDARKTLLRLSCEAVEPVITSVDEMKSFIKFQFAGAVSEYILIGLPEENINYPADYDLLRRSLDRIYKTLPILNVMAKFRLSIVDRIVLYFGAQNLQSLNQAQFWDQFETVEKLLEFIDESPEPLAQPRDHPGASDVHRCLLTTLIKCLTPRFKKKYNLEKRSLDVFELMNILRGLYIHEAHTKSSRKVIKPTQSVATNLSDLGVGRHGVKQQVSTAKRRRSLEDEEKEEEKKKKKKEEEEEEQKKKIKEEDYLEENRPSLDEVYHNEDMLEGKKPSVQSSSRKSEDSDGSMAFFDKGKVPERAPKQSLEQTGSSNTTIEQIKNAKQAVTDIIKNNPHWCPLCVSIGHNRDMKLYTHAFEDCPLNEMLAITKTESANPTECLTGRLLQKLREFRRLEANSYRPVYTNGVQSIKEGSNHYNSGIGVWFDDQDPGNEGMPCHAESPLETKLMAIVMALRKLQHRPRLNYEIFNDSVTACDLANGYGLPSHFDSPPREVQRLVDEAMFLKDRLLPKKIRITYANRHSPAKGSHIADDLAHEARLKMKTRILRHKQFFWPWR
- a CDS encoding uncharacterized protein (Converted to coding from non-coding YALI0A16753g, weakly similar to uniprot|Q04740 Saccharomyces cerevisiae YMR234w RNH1 ribonuclease H RnaseH domain protein), with product MLRRYHQLDCAERFRQNPKLTASEHIVVVLKSEIWISSSTPLNVTFVELDVSHTPSVPGPEALSDTSVTTRASGEEVSLMVSPITSPTLTVTTQASEEEVPPITSPAPAYPTYLWMVNDVHRFESREAAEEFMGSTVFQTYNTSDNSYLSVFGERIYKVYTDGGYGVWFGENHPDNVAASLRGGNQCSQQAELQALVDAYRITCDRQDGRIYEIHCDCQTAIDLVNISCLNYCRFRSTVDKIRQYKQRSNATIFLLRVLGHNGDPGNERAHYLANMGRKSCFKQDYPCVNGALRHLMGQGTSGPRVWVNY